The following are from one region of the Silene latifolia isolate original U9 population chromosome 9, ASM4854445v1, whole genome shotgun sequence genome:
- the LOC141600545 gene encoding LEAF RUST 10 DISEASE-RESISTANCE LOCUS RECEPTOR-LIKE PROTEIN KINASE-like 1.3: MVLRVYTITLFILLILLTTIRLSSANNAYYTVCSNTLFSCGSVKNVGYPFWGGNRPQFCGRQNFGLRCENGPTAGPSIHQLGTTNGGDSLRARVVSINTSLHTMSLVQNPFSRDNSISCEKLIKNETVFNLLKPFKLSPLVANISLFLSCRGSVANYSASLKSLTCNGVNSTADTAYFVDKPEDVANISKLCSTKRVFQVLKSELDELKKGKESLTGVLKKGFEVEYTVDFDACSACQNSGGVCGSSDDNEKRFVCYCSDGTHTSQICHKTGKKTLKYVGSGIGGGIFVFIALLAIWYRRCLKFGKARNKSLDRLESDLGKDGLYFGVPLFSYKELEEATNSFDHTRELGGGGFGTVYYGKLKDGREVAVKRLYERSFKRVEQFMNEVQILTCLRHQNLVSLYGCTSCHSRELLLVYEYVSNGTVADHLYGQKKYSDPLSWETRLKIAVETASALSYLHASDIIHRDVKTNNILLDKNFNVKVADFGLSRLFPNDVTHVSTAPQGTPGYLDPEYHQCYQLTDKSDVYSFGVVLVELISSLRAVDMDRHNYEINLSNYAMNRIQKCAFADLVDPQLGYESDFKVRRMTTSWAELAFRLLRHYKDFRPSMDEVLEILTRIQSFDYEALQIEEMEKKDLVQITNLLSPSI, from the exons ATGGTTCTTCGTGTTTATACCATAACTTTGTTTATCTTATTAATCTTATTAACTACAATTCGTCTGTCAAGTGCAAATAATGCATACTATACAGTATGCTCAAATACTCTATTCTCCTGTGGGAGTGTTAAAAATGTTGGGTACCCGTTTTGGGGAGGTAACAGGCCCCAATTCTGCGGCCGTCAGAATTTCGGCCTCCGCTGTGAAAACGGTCCGACAGCCGGCCCGTCTATCCATCAATTGGGTACTACAAACGGAGGGGATTCTCTTAGAGCGAGAGTTGTTAGTATAAATACATCTTTGCATACTATGTCTTTGGTTCAAAACCCGTTTTCACGTGACAATAGTATTTCCTGTGAAAAACTAATCAAGAACGAAACAGTATTCAATTTGTTAAAACCCTTCAAGCTCAGTCCACTCGTTGCCAACATTAGCTTGTTCTTAAGTTGTAGGGGTTCTGTCGCAAATTACAGCGCTAGTTTGAAGTCTCTCACATGTAACGGAGTAAATAGTACAGCGGATACAGCATATTTCGTTGATAAACCAGAAGATGTTGCTAACATAAGTAAGTTGTGTTCGACAAAGAGGGTTTTTCAGGTGCTGAAGTCAGAGCTGGATGAGCTAAAAAAGGGAAAAGAAAGTCTTACAGGGGTGTTGAAAAAGGGATTTGAGGTGGAATACACGGTGGACTTCGATGCCTGCTCTGCGTGTCAGAATTCGGGAGGTGTATGCGGCTCATCCGACGATAATGAAAAGAGATTTGTATGCTATTGCTCAGATGGGACGCATACAAGTCAAATATGTCATAAAACAG GGAAGAAGACATTGAAATATGTCGGATCAG GGATCGGTGGAGGTATATTcgtctttatagcactccttgcCATATGGTATCGCAGGTGCCTGAAATTTGGCAAGGCACGTAATAAGTCCCTTGATCGCTTGGAATCAGACCTGGGAAAGGACGGTCTATACTTTGGAGTCCCACTGTTCTCCTACAAAGAACTCGAAGAAGCCACCAACAGTTTTGATCATACCAGAGAACTTGGTGGTGGCGGCTTTGGAACCGTTTACTATG GCAAACTCAAAGATGGAAGAGAAGTAGCAGTAAAGCGTCTGTACGAGAGAAGCTTCAAAAGAGTAGAACAGTTCATGAATGAAGTTCAGATACTTACCTGTCTGAGACACCAGAACCTCGTATCTCTCTACGGATGCACGTCTTGCCACAGTCGGGAACTCCTCCTTGTGTACGAGTACGTCTCTAATGGAACAGTTGCTGATCACTTGTATGGTCAGAAGAAATACTCCGACCCACTCTCGTGGGAAACCCGTTTAAAAATTGCTGTAGAAACCGCCAGTGCCTTGTCATACCTCCATGCCTCAGATATCATTCACCGCGATGTCAAAACAAATAACATCCTCTTAGACAAAAACTTTAATGTCAAGGTGGCTGATTTCGGGTTATCTAGACTCTTCCCAAATGACGTAACCCATGTCTCAACAGCCCCACAGGGGACTCCGGGGTACTTAGATCCCGAGTATCACCAATGCTATCAGCTGACAGACAAGAGCGATGTCTACAGTTTCGGGGTGGTTTTAGTTGAGCTCATCTCCTCACTTCGTGCAGTAGATATGGACAGGCACAACTACGAGATCAACCTGTCAAATTACGCAATGAACAGGATACAGAAGTGTGCATTTGCCGATCTGGTGGATCCACAACTAGGGTATGAGTCCGACTTTAAGGTCAGGAGAATGACAACTTCATGGGCCGAGCTAGCATTCCGATTACTGCGGCATTACAAAGACTTCAGGCCTTCAATGGATGAAGTTTTAGAAATTTTGACGAGGATTCAGAGTTTTGATTACGAAGCATTGCAGATTGAAGAGATGGAAAAGAAAGATTTAGTACAAATCACAAACTTGTTGTCACCTTCGATATGA